From one Amaranthus tricolor cultivar Red isolate AtriRed21 chromosome 17, ASM2621246v1, whole genome shotgun sequence genomic stretch:
- the LOC130804126 gene encoding uncharacterized protein LOC130804126 has product MAVSTTPVATATEKKKEMETQKEELQKKLKRSKDPGIRVVGGRIYDPQNGKTCHQCRQKTMDFTAGCMNMKGNKQCTIKFCHKCLLNRYGEKAEEMEALGDWNCPKCRDICNCSCCRKKKDQKPTGILSHTAKATGFSSVSELLHVKGPDVCQELIVKNKAASSMKSTSLTEGCAVVSPKKRGKENLDSNSPASSLDGNKIKKAKKEVVKEIKEKVEVAKENGVCSPRKNIEKISLRRSPRKFNIPQEVTKKQEVDNSQNIVKSSPRKINAPQEVHENSTKDTKERKIIVQAEPKVKACKMTDHTVVNVVLPPNNMLNNVASIDLLPEDSGHALQFLEFCSTFGEVLDIRKGQAESVLRDIVCGRKRRGKCSSAVQFLTQLLSFILKDADEEEESVNLNPLNGKDSWINSLKRCLDESELELEDFPEHCLNKGSDGYEMLETSQKLKLLCFLCDESLSTKDMRNWIEEQNLKLIETEKEAKSSLNAAKEKEKQVKHKLQEKIAKAVIAKNGVPLTISEHDAIISKIRSETERARAELLEAMELMPKKRQRSDAVRTEPVFIDDNGRAFWRLKCYGDSDILLQDFGAPEQIDYKDKWSTFNGEDIKVVESYISSVRLNRHNRIKHLSKRKTKSYSNLDIGLSSDDDSNICKT; this is encoded by the exons TGCCGCCAAAAAACCATGGACTTCACTGCTGGTTGCATGAACATGAAGGGGAACAAGCAGTGCACTATAAAATTCTGCCATAAGTGCCTCCTAAATAG atATGGAGAGAAAGCAGAAGAGATGGAAGCTCTTGGTGATTGGAACTGTCCTAAATGCAGAGACATATGTAACTGCAGTTGTTGCAG GAAGAAAAAGGATCAGAAGCCTACTGGTATTCTCAGCCACACAGCAAAGGCAACTGGATTTTCCTCTGTTTCAGAGTTGTTGCATGTCAAGGGTCCTGATGTATGTCAGGAGTTGATTGTTAAAAACAAGGCGGCTTCTTCAATGAAATCAACATCATTAACTGAG GGATGTGCTGTGGTTTCTCCGAAGAAAAGAGGGAAAGAGAACCTAGATTCCAATTCTCCAGCTTCAAGCCTTGATggcaataagataaaaaaagcCAAGAAAGAAGTAGTGAAAGAGATCAAGGAAAAGGTTGAAGTTGCTAAAGAAAATGGTGTGTGTAGCCCCAGAAAAAATATTGAGAAGATTTCTCTTAGAAGAAGTCCAAGAAAATTCAACATACCCCAAGAAGTAACTAAAAAGCAAGAAGTTGACAATAGCCAGAATATTGTGAAGAGCAGTCCTAGGAAAATCAATGCTCCCCAAGAAGTCCACGAGAATTCCACAAAAGATACTAAGGAGAGAAAGATTATAGTTCAAGCCGAGCCAAAAGTGAAGGCTTGCAAAATGACTGATCATACTGTTGTGAATGTTGTCTTGCCCCCTAACAATATGCTGAATAATGTTGCCAGTATTGACTTACTTCCTGAGGATTCTGGACATGCTTTGCAATTTCTGGAATTCTGCTCTACTTTTGGGGAG GTTTTGGACATCAGGAAAGGACAGGCTGAATCTGTATTGCGAGACATAGTGTGTGGACGGAAACGCAGAGGAAAATGTTCTTCTGCTGTCCAGTTTCTAACCCAGTTATTGTCTTTTATCCTGAAGGATGCGGATGAAGAGGAAGA ATCAGTTAACTTAAACCCATTAAATGGTAAAGATTCTTGGATAAATTCCCTCAAAAGATGCCTCGATGAATCTGAGCTTGAATTGGAGGATTTCCCGGAGCATTGCCTTAACAAAGGATCTGATGGATATGAGATGTTAGAAACCTCACAGAAGCTCAAACTTCTGTGCTTTCTCTGTGACGAATCACTTTCTACCAA AGATATGAGAAATTGGATAGAAGAACAAAATTTGAAGCTTATTGAAACCGAAAAGGAAGCAAAGTCTAGTCTTAATGCAGCCAAGGAAAAG GAAAAGCAGGTAAAACACAAGCTGCAAGAGAAAATTGCTAAAGCTGTTATTGCGAAAAATGGTGTACCTCTTACCATCTCCGAACATGATGCTATCATCTCGAAAATAAGATCGGAAACTGAGCGTGCACGTGCAGAGTTATTGGAGGCTATGGAATTGATGCCTAAAA AGAGACAAAGATCAGATGCTGTGAGGACAGAGCCAGTGTTTATAGACGACAATGGTCGTGCTTTCTGGAGACTAAAATGCTATGGCGACTCGGACATACTACTTCAAG ATTTTGGAGCTCCAGAACAAATTGACTATAAGGATAAATGGTCTACTTTTAATGGTGAAGATATTAAAGTGGTCGAATCATATATTTCTTCTGTAAG GCTTAACCGGCACAACCGTATTAAACACTTAAGTAAAAGAAAGACGAAGAGCTATTCAAACCTCGACATAGGCTTAAGCTCCGACGATGATTCAAACATCTGCAAAACATAA